The sequence below is a genomic window from Ipomoea triloba cultivar NCNSP0323 chromosome 10, ASM357664v1.
GGTATTTAGAGGGCTGGCATACATGCACTCGGTTGCCGGAGTATGCCACAGAGACCTAAAACCGCAAAATGTTCTGGTAAGGTTTATATTCTAACTTTTGAACTAGTTTGAAGGATGCGGTTCTTTGTTTCTCATATTGTTCCTTGATGGGAACAGGTTGACCCTCTCACTCACCAGGTTAAGATTTGTGATTTCGGAAGTGCTAAAGTCCTTGTAAGtgtatttctttcttttataaCGTAGCTTGAACACCATAATAAACCTGGtctaaccaacttggttggcgTGACTGGCTGTGCACAGTCATCCCTTAAGAGAGATCGGGAGTTCAAAACCAcctcttgtatggaaaaaccaatatggccagcactttgccccttaattgggccggccTGGTTGAACGGGGATTAGTCTGGGTATGGTATGGGTTTAAAGGTGTCTCCTATAGGTTAAAGGCCTATTCAGGACACCTCATGgtctaacccaaaaaaaaaaacctggtcTACATTCCTAGCGTTTTTTACGTTTCTGCTTGGTTTCTCTGCATTATGAATTGTGTGTTCATAGCGATGAGTTCTATATCAGGTTAAAGGTGAAGCAAACATATCATACATCTGCTCTCGGTTCTACCGGGCGCCCGAACTCATATTTGGTGCAACAGAGTATACTACCTCAATTGATATTTGGTCGGCTGGCTGTGTCCTTGCAGAGCTTCTCCTTGGACAGGTTAGTGGCGggaaaattttttttcttgccaAAACAGCCCATACTACGTTCATTTGTCTCTTTGTGCTACTGTCTTGTCTGATCCCTcgccattttattttttatagccATTGTTTCCGGGAGAGAATGCTGTTGACCAACTTGTTGAGATAATCAAGGTGCGATTTGGTTAATAATACCTAGTGTAATTTAAATCTAGTGATGCATTGCGTTTTAACGTTCATTTTCTTCTAGGTTCTTGGAACACCAACCCGGGAGGAAATCCGCTGCATGAATCCAAACTACACTGATTTTAGGTTTCCACAAATCAAGGCCCACCCTTGGCACAAGGTATTTTTATAGATATTACTTTTATCGGGGCACTAATAAGTGTTTGTGTTTTGGCGGCCTAGCTTATTTGATTGTGGAATATCTTCCGAGTTTCTTGAAATTACATAATTTTCATCACTCTAAGGAAAGAACTAGGATAAGGAATAAGTTGTACATTTACCAATTATAGTATAGATTGAGAATATGAGTTTATTCGGTAACTACTTAGATCCGTTAAATTGATGGGGAATAAATATGCGACGAATATTAAATAACCTCCGTGAACCTCTACTTTTAGTTATATTTGTATTAGGTTGTTCCCAACAGCACTTATCTGGTCTTCAAATGGTTCCGTAAGCGATCTTTGATTGCTTTAAGGAATATTTTGTCCTTACGATGTCATTACTATTTTCAGGTTTTCCACAAACGCATGCCTCCGGAAGCAATTGACCTTGCTTCTCGACTACTGCAGTACTCACCAAGTCTACGTTGCTCTGCTGTAAGCTCAAATATcttcgcttttttttttttgactcaCTACTTATACCCACACTTCTCGTGTGATTTCCGCTAACTTTTTATGGCCTTGAATGGCAAATAACGTCTTCCCTGTTTACTGAGCCCTGCTGATGTAAATTTACTGCACGGCTTGTTTTTGCAGCTAGAAGCATGTGCACATCCTTTCTTCAATGAACTTCGAGAGCCTAATGCCCGCCTTCCAAACGGGCGCCCATTGCCgcctcttttcaattttaaacaAGAGGTACGCCTACGCCTATGTACGGAGTACAATTTTGTGATGTGAGGTTGCACCATAAATGCTTTCCTTTTCTATCCGCAATGAAGAaagtccaaaaaaaataaaaaaattatgaaagctaaaatagtaaaatgcctattcaaaataattaaaaatgtcatgAAAATTTCTTTAGAGAACTGAAAAAATTACCATAAAAACTTTAAGGAGCAGTAAAATTTGCAAAATCTACGGGATTACGATTAGTAAGTCGTACATATATTCTTGAAGATGAAACTGGAAACAGTGAGATGTCAGTCAactttaaatttgaatatttgtccACATTAGATCTTCAAACCGGAGATTGGActagaaacaaaacaaaacacggAGTGAACTATTACCCCTAGAGATAAAGGGATAAGGTTGACCCTGTAAGatgtaataataaatttgaCAAACGTGTTTTTTTGCAAGAATCaagaattatttgtatttttcaaaaatatgcaGCTGATTTAAGTATTATCAGAGTATCACTATCATTTAATAGCGTTATTACTGGCACAGCCGTTATATGAATGCTCTCGTTGTCTGTAGCTGAGCTGTATTTTCCAAACAAAACCTTTGGAACACAGTTGTCTGGGGCCTCTTGACCATacataaattatttgttgtcaCTTATCCAGTTGCAATTTCGTAATTTCGTGTCTACAGTTGTATGGGGCCTCGCCAGAGCTCATTAACAGGTTGATACC
It includes:
- the LOC116031792 gene encoding shaggy-related protein kinase eta-like, translated to MAEDQEMSAPVVDGKDAVTGHIISTTIGGKNGEPKQTVSYMAERVVGTGSFGVVFQAKCLETGETVAIKKVLQDRRYKNRELQLMRTMDHPNVVSLKHCFYSTTTTDELFLNLVMEYVPESMYRVLKHYSNMNQRMPLIYVKLYTYQVFRGLAYMHSVAGVCHRDLKPQNVLVDPLTHQVKICDFGSAKVLVKGEANISYICSRFYRAPELIFGATEYTTSIDIWSAGCVLAELLLGQPLFPGENAVDQLVEIIKVLGTPTREEIRCMNPNYTDFRFPQIKAHPWHKVFHKRMPPEAIDLASRLLQYSPSLRCSALEACAHPFFNELREPNARLPNGRPLPPLFNFKQELYGASPELINRLIPDHVKRQMGLHSFSSHGGLT